In Archangium violaceum, the following are encoded in one genomic region:
- a CDS encoding STAS domain-containing protein, whose translation MALEVSLDVLDGTALIELMGDLDASSAFRLKEMVELAATREPKRLVLVLKELRYMASAGLRVLIFAKQKLGKDVELILVGAQESVLQTLQLTGIHQSVTLLDELPESLALERRRVPA comes from the coding sequence ATGGCACTGGAAGTCTCTTTGGATGTGTTGGATGGAACGGCTCTCATCGAGCTCATGGGTGACTTGGATGCTTCCTCGGCGTTCAGGCTCAAGGAGATGGTGGAGCTCGCCGCCACCCGTGAGCCGAAGCGCCTCGTCCTGGTTCTGAAGGAGCTCCGGTACATGGCCAGTGCCGGGCTGCGTGTCCTCATCTTCGCCAAGCAGAAGCTGGGCAAGGACGTGGAGCTCATCCTCGTCGGAGCACAGGAGAGCGTGCTGCAGACCCTCCAGCTCACCGGCATCCACCAGAGCGTCACGCTCCTCGACGAGCTGCCCGAATCGCTGGCCCTGGAACGGAGGAGGGTGCCCGCATGA
- the glgX gene encoding glycogen debranching protein GlgX has protein sequence MMSPQRIDNQPQRTHGSFRLRAGRPLPFGATLVPGGVNFSVFSRRATAATLVLFEKGSAEPLAEIPFPREFRIGDVFAMTVYDLDIERIEYGYRMDGPFDPASGQRFDPRMVLMDPYAKAISGRNVWGEPPDWNRPFQYRSCLVPEDFDWEDDRPLEIPLEDSIIYETHVRGFTRHPSSGVRHPGTFAGLMEKLPYLRELGVNCIELMPIFEFDEFDNSRTHPGTGERLLNCWGYNTVGFFAPKAGYAATGRFGMQVDELKTLVKELHRQGIEVILDVVYNHTAEGNEHGPTISYRGLDNSTYYMLTPEGYYFNFSGVGNTVNCNDPVVRDMVLDSLRYWVSEFHIDGFRFDLAAILGRDPSGRPLSNPPLLEALAFDPILGKCKLIAEAWDAGGLYQVGSFPAYGRWAEWNGKYRDTLRKFLRSDSGQLGELSQCLQGSPNLYGWNGRGPTASINFITCHDGFTLHDLVSYDHKHNEANGEDNRDGSDDNLSWNSGAEGDTDDPHIQALRLRRMKSAVALLMVSQGVPMLLAGDEVGRSQAGNNNNYCNDNELSWFDWSLVESRSGLLRFVKNCIAFRKQHPVLRSARHPRNSDFLGLGSSDISWHGTRAWFADWSPESRLLAFMLDGRYARDGQMPDDSLYVVMNGHWEPLTVELPAPPAGGSWHVFANTGADAPDDSYEPGTEPRLPEQRELLVGARSVVILVSR, from the coding sequence ATGATGAGCCCGCAGCGGATCGACAACCAACCCCAGAGGACCCACGGCAGCTTCCGGCTGCGCGCGGGGAGACCGCTCCCCTTCGGGGCCACGCTGGTGCCCGGCGGAGTGAACTTCTCGGTCTTCTCGCGCCGGGCCACCGCCGCGACGCTGGTCCTCTTCGAGAAGGGCTCGGCCGAGCCGCTCGCGGAGATTCCCTTCCCGAGGGAGTTCCGCATTGGCGACGTCTTCGCCATGACGGTCTATGACCTCGACATCGAGCGCATCGAATACGGCTACCGGATGGACGGGCCTTTCGACCCCGCCTCGGGCCAGCGCTTCGATCCCCGGATGGTCCTGATGGACCCGTACGCGAAGGCCATCTCCGGCCGGAACGTGTGGGGCGAGCCGCCCGACTGGAATCGGCCCTTCCAGTACCGCTCCTGTCTGGTCCCCGAGGACTTCGACTGGGAGGACGACAGGCCTCTGGAGATTCCGCTCGAGGACTCCATCATCTACGAGACGCATGTTCGTGGCTTCACCCGTCACCCCTCTTCGGGAGTGCGGCACCCCGGAACCTTCGCGGGGCTGATGGAGAAGCTCCCCTACCTCCGGGAGCTCGGCGTCAACTGCATCGAGCTGATGCCCATCTTCGAGTTCGACGAGTTCGACAACAGCCGGACGCACCCGGGCACCGGAGAGCGGCTGCTCAACTGCTGGGGCTACAACACCGTCGGCTTCTTCGCGCCCAAGGCCGGCTACGCCGCCACCGGCAGGTTCGGCATGCAGGTGGACGAGCTCAAGACGCTCGTGAAGGAACTGCACCGCCAGGGCATCGAGGTCATCCTCGACGTCGTCTACAACCACACGGCCGAGGGGAACGAGCACGGCCCCACCATCTCCTACCGGGGGCTCGACAACAGCACGTATTACATGCTGACGCCCGAGGGCTATTACTTCAACTTCAGCGGTGTCGGGAACACGGTCAACTGCAATGACCCGGTGGTCCGCGACATGGTGCTCGACAGCCTTCGCTACTGGGTGTCGGAGTTCCACATCGATGGTTTCCGCTTCGACCTCGCGGCCATCCTCGGGAGGGATCCCTCCGGCCGGCCGCTGTCGAACCCGCCGCTGTTGGAGGCCCTCGCGTTCGATCCGATCCTCGGCAAGTGCAAGCTCATCGCCGAGGCCTGGGACGCGGGCGGGCTCTACCAGGTTGGAAGCTTCCCCGCCTATGGCCGCTGGGCCGAGTGGAACGGGAAGTACCGGGACACGCTGCGCAAATTCCTGCGGAGTGACTCCGGCCAGCTTGGCGAGCTCTCTCAGTGCCTCCAGGGCTCTCCGAACCTCTACGGCTGGAACGGCCGGGGGCCCACCGCCTCCATCAACTTCATCACCTGCCACGACGGCTTCACCCTCCATGACCTGGTCTCCTACGACCACAAGCACAACGAGGCCAATGGCGAGGACAACCGGGATGGGAGCGATGACAACCTGAGCTGGAACTCGGGGGCGGAGGGGGACACGGATGATCCTCACATCCAGGCGCTGCGCCTGCGCCGGATGAAGAGCGCGGTGGCCCTGCTGATGGTGAGCCAGGGTGTGCCGATGCTGCTCGCGGGCGACGAGGTGGGCCGCTCCCAGGCGGGGAACAACAACAACTATTGCAACGACAACGAGCTGTCCTGGTTCGACTGGTCGCTCGTCGAGTCCCGGAGCGGGCTGCTGCGCTTCGTGAAGAATTGCATCGCGTTCCGCAAGCAGCACCCGGTGCTGCGGTCGGCGCGGCACCCGCGCAACTCGGACTTCCTCGGGCTGGGCTCCTCGGACATCTCCTGGCACGGGACCCGGGCCTGGTTCGCGGATTGGTCACCGGAGTCGCGCCTGCTCGCGTTCATGCTGGATGGGCGTTACGCGCGTGACGGCCAGATGCCAGACGACTCCCTCTACGTGGTGATGAATGGTCACTGGGAGCCGCTCACCGTCGAGCTGCCCGCGCCTCCAGCCGGAGGGAGCTGGCACGTCTTCGCCAACACCGGCGCGGACGCTCCCGATGACAGCTACGAGCCGGGCACGGAGCCCCGGCTGCCCGAGCAGCGTGAGCTCCTGGTGGGAGCGCGGTCGGTGGTGATCCTGGTTTCGAGATAG
- a CDS encoding STAS domain-containing protein produces the protein MEIQIQDYPNFTVAEISGEIDGRTAPELEKTLSSRFREGAALLIDMTRTTYMSSAGLRSLLLLHREALARSARLTLVGVCQDIEEVMSITGFLRFFSVTKTLEEALPGSFEEQRAPDAGSPDQRSA, from the coding sequence ATGGAAATCCAGATCCAAGACTACCCAAACTTCACCGTTGCCGAGATCTCGGGAGAGATCGATGGCAGGACCGCTCCCGAGCTGGAGAAGACCCTCTCATCGCGGTTCCGAGAGGGGGCCGCGCTCCTGATCGACATGACCCGGACGACGTACATGTCGAGCGCCGGCCTGCGTTCCCTGCTCCTGCTCCACCGCGAGGCCCTCGCCCGGAGCGCGCGGCTCACCCTGGTGGGCGTCTGCCAGGACATCGAGGAAGTGATGAGCATCACGGGGTTCCTGCGGTTCTTCTCGGTGACGAAGACGCTCGAGGAGGCGCTGCCCGGCTCGTTCGAGGAGCAGCGCGCGCCAGACGCCGGTTCCCCCGATCAGAGGAGTGCGTGA